In Cytobacillus oceanisediminis, the following proteins share a genomic window:
- a CDS encoding GGDEF domain-containing protein, whose amino-acid sequence MIPNIAPTPAPNAKPQIVHSMGICSFPTAASSLSELMNRTDQALYKAKQEGRNRVVIAGED is encoded by the coding sequence ATGATTCCCAATATCGCCCCCACACCTGCACCAAATGCTAAACCCCAAATTGTCCATTCAATGGGAATTTGCAGCTTTCCCACTGCAGCCAGCAGCCTTTCGGAATTAATGAACAGAACTGACCAAGCGTTATATAAGGCAAAACAAGAGGGAAGAAACAGAGTGGTTATTGCAGGTGAAGACTAA